From a single Xiphophorus maculatus strain JP 163 A chromosome 5, X_maculatus-5.0-male, whole genome shotgun sequence genomic region:
- the tns4 gene encoding tensin-4, translated as MPTIEGMSQVIPCHVLRVGQTTCLDSSQGNVPQSLGIPKPEFHLVDHDLDMTLENLNQLILDLDPTFEPIRSPTCTSPPTVSLSSNDSDGASHCVLIPRGCPPHSSPAVALPVVSPSVPIPMPGSLRGSPNGALVFSCSPTSSLPPLPFGSAPRRNPSPKNDLAFSLGSLRLSGSNRNSATSLLSTSTCSDTSYILGSNLSLTEDLDFPEFVPTCTLNTFTDGSKYQSLEGRPSLSKQGHLHSRGANSSPASLAGSQTDIPLLLINGAPESDLRSSGSEVDQVQKVPASPSKRRCFQASFSGSQPSMKFVMNTSKFWFRPHISRAETEALLKDKEAGTFVVRDSTSYRGSFGLAMKVDQSPTTFTAAAYPGESGSDFIRHFLIESSAKGVRIKGSSQEPYFGSLSALVYQHTISPYALPCRLLLNDQHMGTTGEKVNEKASLENKRTACNFIYLNAVPTEMLTGPCAVQKAVSLTLEKTPGSFAPSIVNMKVSLKGVTLTDINRKLFFRRHYPAHLLSYSGEDPANRLWLKGTNFGARMFGFVAKGVEAGMENVCHIFAECDPLQPCNEAIEYIQAAVPKQ; from the exons ATGCCTACAATTGAAGGCATGTCTCAAGTGATACCCTGCCATGTTCTGAGAGTGGGTCAGACCACCTGCCTTGACTCTTCACAGGGAAATGTCCCTCAGTCACTTGGTATCCCTAAGCCAGAGTTCCACCTTGTCGACCACGATCTTGACATGACCTTGGAAAATCTCAATCAACTCATACTTGACCTGGATCCCACTTTCGAACCAATCCGAAGCCCCACTTGCACAAGCCCTCCAACAG TCTCCCTTTCTTCGAATGACTCAGATGGCGCTTCCCATTGCGTGCTGATTCCCAGAGGATGCCCTCCACACTCATCGCCAGCAGttgcacttcctgttgtgtctCCCAGTGTCCCCATCCCCATGCCCGGCAGCCTCAGAGGCAGCCCCAATGGCGCGTTGGTGTTCTCCTGCTCTCCCACATCCTCCCTGCCACCTCTTCCATTTGGAAGCGCTCCCAGGCGAAACCCCTCGCCGAAGAACGACCTGGCCTTTTCTCTAGGGTCACTGCGCCTGTCAGGCTCCAACAGGAACAGCGCCACCTCGTTGCTCTCCACGTCCACATGTTCAGATACCAGCTACATTTTGGGCAG CAACTTATCTTTGACTGAGGACCTCGACTTTCCAGAGTTCGTCCCCACTTGCACTCTAAACACCTTCACTGATGGCTCCAAATATCAGTCATTGGAAGGCAGACCCTCGCTCTCAAAGCAGGGTCATCTACACAGCAGAGGAGCAAACAGCAGTCCTGCTTCGCTCGCCGGCTCCCAGACAGATATTCCTTTGCTCCTGATCAATGGCGCACCAGAGTCAGACCTGAGGTCTTCTGGATCAGAAGTTGACCAGGTCCAGAAAGTCCCTGCCTCTCCCTCAAAACGGAGGTGTTTTCAAGCTAGTTTCAGCGGCAGCCAGCCATCTATGAAATTCGTCATGAACACGTCAAAGTTCTGGTTTCGTCCGCACATCAGCAGAGCAGAGA CTGAAGCCCTTTTAAAGGATAAAGAAGCCGGGACGTTTGTGGTGAGAGACAGCACCTCCTACAGAGGAAGCTTTGGCTTGGCCATGAAAGTGGACCAGTCACCCACCACCTTCACTGCTGCCGCCTATCCAG GAGAGAGCGGCTCAGATTTTATCAGACACTTTCTGATTGAATCATCGGCCAAAGGCGTTCGCATCAAAGGTTCTTCTCAGGAACCCTACTTTG GTAGTCTCTCGGCTTTGGTTTACCAGCACACTATCTCTCCTTATGCGCTACCCTGCAGATTACTACTAAATGATCAGC atatgggcacaactgGAGAGAAAGTGAATGAAAAAGCATCATTGGAGAACAAAAGAACAG CCTGCAATTTTATCTATCTGAATGCCGTTCCCACTGAGATGCTGACAGGTCCCTGTGCTGTGCAAAAGGCGGTGTCCTTGACACTTGAGAAGACACCCGGTTCATTCGCACCCTCTATTGTGAACATGAAGGTGTCCCTCAAGGGTGTTACACTCACCGATATCAACAGGAA GCTTTTCTTCAGACGCCACTACCCAGCTCATCTGCTCAGCTACAGCGGTGAAGATCCAGCCAATCGACT GTGGTTGAAAGGCACAAATTTTGGTGCAAG gatgtttggttttgtgGCAAAAGGTGTTGAAGCTGGCATGGAGAATGTTTGCCACATCTTTGCAGAATGTGACCCCCTGCAACCTTGCAACGAAGCCATTGAGTATATTCAGGCTGCCGTACCCAAGCAGTAG
- the ccr7 gene encoding C-C chemokine receptor type 7, translated as MPTVGDNQSLQTTMLRNISTKSSMPEYLENTTFLENFDYSSSSQDYYDFPLLCDKESNRQFRLWFMPLFYSVICLLGVAGNLLVIATVFYFKRLKNMTDVYLLNLSFADLLFALSLPFWAANSMAEWMLGLFLCKAMHTIYKVSFYSSMFLLSLISVDRYFAIAKAISTHGLRSKAVFLSKLSSTASWMMALICSLPEMMYTNVSNNTCSLFSIKNDQLRVGFQASQIVLGFLVPLLIMSFCYTCIIQTLCQARSFERNRAIKVILAIVIVFLVSQMPYNVVLFLTTIDIGAGGTKNCEYDKSLLFATDITQYVAFLRCCLNPFVYAFIGVKFRNDVLKLLKETGCMSQERFYRYTCGRRRSSAGLDTETTTSFAPKGVNPTCKMLEMD; from the exons ATGCCAACTGTTGGTG ATAACCAAAGTCTTCAAACAACCATGTTGAGAAATATATCAACAAAG TCTTCCATGCCTGAGTACCTGGAAAATACAACATTCTTGGAGAATTTTGATTACTCATCTTCGTCCCAGGATTACTATGACTTTCCTCTGCTTTGCGACAAAGAGTCAAACCGGCAGTTTCGCCTCTGGTTTATGCCGCTCTTCTACTCCGTCATCTGCTTGCTGGGAGTGGCTGGGAATCTGCTGGTCATTGCCACTGTCTTCTACTTCAAGCGCCTCAAGAACATGACAGATGTGTACCTGCTCAACTTGTCTTTCGCTGACCTGCTCTTTGCCCTCTCACTCCCCTTCTGGGCAGCCAACTCCATGGCAGAGTGGATGCTGGGGCTTTTTCTGTGCAAAGCCATGCACACCATCTACAAGGTCAGCTTCTACAGCAGCATGTTCCTCCTCTCACTCATCAGCGTCGACCGCTACTTTGCCATCGCCAAGGCCATCTCCACCCACGGCCTTCGCTCAAAGGCTGTCTTTCTGAGCAAGTTGTCCTCCACTGCCAGCTGGATGATGGCGCTGATCTGCTCCCTACCAGAAATGATGTACACCAATGTCAGCAACAacacctgctctctgttctcCATCAAAAACGATCAGCTCCGAGTTGGCTTCCAGGCCAGCCAGATTGTGTTGGGGTTCCTCGTTCCGCTCCTGATCATGAGCTTCTGTTACACCTGCATCATCCAGACGCTCTGCCAGGCTCGCAGCTTTGAGCGGAACAGGGCCATCAAAGTGATTCTCGCCATTGTCATCGTCTTCCTGGTCTCCCAGATGCCTTACAATGTCGTCCTCTTCTTGACTACAATCGACATAGGAGCCGGAGGAACAAAGAACTGTGAATACGACAAAAGTCTCCTGTTTGCCACTGATATCACACAGTATGTGGCCTTTCTGCGTTGCTGCTTGAACCCCTTCGTCTATGCCTTCATCGGTGTTAAGTTTCGCAATGATGTTCTTAAGCTGCTGAAGGAAACTGGCTGCATGAGCCAGGAAAGGTTCTACAGATACACCTGCGGTCGGAGGAGGAGCTCAGCTGGCCTTGACACAGAGACTACCACCTCCTTCGCTCCTAAAGGTGTCAACCCCACATGCAAAATGCTTGAAATGGACTAa